Proteins from a single region of Acanthochromis polyacanthus isolate Apoly-LR-REF ecotype Palm Island chromosome 11, KAUST_Apoly_ChrSc, whole genome shotgun sequence:
- the LOC127536085 gene encoding BOLA class I histocompatibility antigen, alpha chain BL3-7-like, whose amino-acid sequence MFWRKDGEELHEDADKGEILPNHDGTFQMSVDLSISSIALEDWKKYDCVFQLSGVKDDIITKLDKSVIRTNWVPPSGFPAGAVIGVVVGLLLLSLCIAGLFMWRKKTNGFRPANSKIF is encoded by the exons ATGTTCTGGAGGAAAGATGGAGAGGAGCTTCATGAGGACGCGGACAAAGGAGAGATCCTCCCCAACCATGATGGAACCTTCCAGATGAGTGTTGACCTGAGCATCTCATCAATCGCTcttgaagactggaagaagtacGACTGTGTGTTTCAGCTGTCTGGTGTCAAAGACGACATCATCACCAAACTGGACAAATCAGTGATCAGGACTAACTGGG TTCCTCCATCAGGGTTTCCTGCTGGTGCTGTCATTGGAGTAGTTGtaggtctgctgctgctgtcgctCTGCATTGCTGGACTCTTCATGTGGAGAAAGAAGACTAAcg GGTTCAGACCTGCTAACAGTAAGATTTTCTGA